A stretch of the Tannerella serpentiformis genome encodes the following:
- a CDS encoding transposase, with amino-acid sequence MKALEQGTGISFIDSTPYAHCYIKMKKLRKQFNKSTYVKNTIGRFYGFKLHLIINDKGELLRSLLLRVM; translated from the coding sequence ATGAAAGCCCTAGAGCAAGGTACCGGCATTTCTTTTATCGATTCTACCCCCTACGCTCACTGTTATATCAAAATGAAAAAGTTGCGTAAACAATTTAACAAATCCACCTATGTGAAAAATACAATAGGCCGGTTCTATGGATTCAAACTTCACTTGATCATCAATGACAAGGGAGAACTACTCAGGTCTCTCTTACTCCGGGTAATGTGA
- a CDS encoding toll/interleukin-1 receptor domain-containing protein — protein MFTASRLNKVYISYKHDSSYSKALEAIKNGLKKNNIEYSIDLQDIKYRDDIVEYEKEIGTAVRVIMFITASYLKSIDCMFEMTEIFKKSDVMERVFPIVDITPISRNRKGLEEIKDYWQKQKVEASAQMQTEVGSSDYIIDELRKINAIIKALDEFWYYIVHINTGVFKTLLENDAALLMEEIQKTTPYRTVKLDEGVIPTGETQPTMIRKTIQNGEKSVYVENNTGSIIIN, from the coding sequence ATGTTTACGGCAAGCAGATTGAATAAAGTGTACATTTCTTATAAACACGACAGCTCTTACAGCAAAGCATTGGAAGCCATTAAAAATGGCCTAAAAAAGAACAATATCGAATACTCGATAGATCTACAGGATATTAAATATCGGGATGATATTGTTGAATATGAAAAAGAGATAGGAACTGCGGTTAGGGTTATCATGTTCATTACAGCATCTTATCTGAAATCTATAGACTGTATGTTTGAGATGACAGAGATTTTCAAGAAATCAGACGTAATGGAGAGGGTGTTCCCCATTGTTGATATAACGCCAATATCTAGGAATCGGAAAGGCCTTGAAGAAATAAAAGATTACTGGCAGAAGCAGAAAGTTGAAGCTTCTGCTCAAATGCAGACAGAGGTGGGCAGCTCTGATTATATCATTGATGAGCTTCGTAAAATTAACGCCATCATAAAAGCTCTGGATGAGTTTTGGTATTACATTGTTCACATTAATACAGGCGTTTTTAAAACACTGTTAGAGAACGATGCTGCTCTACTTATGGAGGAGATTCAGAAAACAACACCCTATAGGACTGTTAAACTTGATGAGGGGGTTATTCCTACTGGTGAAACACAGCCAACTATGATCCGTAAAACTATTCAGAACGGAGAAAAGTCCGTGTATGTAGAGAATAATACAGGAAGCATAATCATTAATTAA
- a CDS encoding NACHT domain-containing protein, whose protein sequence is MKEGTINQNGVTPIYIENNEGQIYIDNNYVEEASTAFNKGSYELQNYTPTIQPAIHREEVCQIKDWIERKSSAECSSRLALLYGKAGIGKSIVMHDLLEELQANKDYLVLGLKSDQVEFVDTDKFRKNIHLAKPIETVVEEMANQYKRVILLIDQIDALSLSLSSNRTPLRSLLELINRTQNIPNVRVVISCRPYDLEYDPLLNRLRIKNKWELKEFTEEQIQDILRKNKCKERMNDNLLRFLGNPLQLYLFLMVKPDEQLTDPLSTNLLYHQLWRKYILDDSVRKVNKNSLLALLDALVATMYKDQELSVHIRLFETNFSAELQYLFSHELLLKMKSNQIQFFHQTLFDYVYARRFTEKGDSLLEVLRGQHQGLFSRAAVKSILTFLREQNPKEYIHIIDQLLYAKNKDGKDTYRYHLKSLILSNMAYFEMPLQEEKSLISSKIFPDEVFMDILFESVFAPNWFETIWEIIDCKGGWKSLSKSYKEKTMLMCERTLGLGAEIVLDKLDATLDFRDEEDCKYLSNLLQYHNLNCGSEKLIDFYNRLVKSRLPLEHIYLLENIMKDNPDFVCQELKENIRLQLLEKELKYVYRIGADRKVAYLYEELLKSHHDIGIQLLVDILAIVYDKSKLNLSGSEINKSTEFYCFQRVAGSCFGSNFTEDATNILIDDFLKDIDNERVRRCIAEFSKSKHEGFVFIALYVYTEHPEKFKNDIYNLITKRSVLSNAPSLVEYQAVEALRVTFSLWNNEQKLAVISRILSIDDRGEYILFKDIVEIRLQYGHPLLDIDLHKGKALYAIHKEELRRLSWQAYQERQRIDRKFNETRLKNEKPSSMSSHIGYTSLREDQGLKMSPETWHKSMLTYTNDPMDWNKPSLTGQCNLFRAVVKKNPDKFIGLINTLLNDNRILLTYPQAGMQGLLDAQRLDDAMHVLKRILDVICNDVNSTERGFSLHSLLFALNDIPKMDQIPEVVFQLLCNALLNTKEPEEDIHQEEKEVYNVGINQARGNAGYMLVECAKEDKYKEDIFRTIERIAGTASVYTRAAILLNMATLNFLDKSRNVELFKKLMYDFNPRLMAMPIHNYNPLVYFVNYAVGELMEFFSHAADCPECYREQVIILWLAWTHNNRDKSIKVLLDKMCEKDQEARISLLNFLSTLGQRMNEDAICYILHFMELQFDTPEMGKNCDNLFYHAKDWNDDIQRKIADAFVASPVSKHKIQVFIEFLVSYAIRDPVQTLIWLNKILAGELPDDYFILNHVVDVLIQSYNGIKSFNHNNDQETLEHAMDLIDAIMKNRSNKYLITNFINKLDNE, encoded by the coding sequence ATGAAAGAAGGAACCATTAATCAAAATGGTGTAACGCCAATTTATATAGAGAATAATGAAGGTCAAATCTACATAGATAATAACTACGTAGAGGAGGCCTCTACTGCTTTTAATAAGGGGTCATACGAACTACAGAATTACACACCGACCATACAACCTGCCATCCATAGAGAGGAGGTCTGTCAGATAAAAGATTGGATCGAAAGAAAGTCATCTGCAGAATGTTCATCCAGACTGGCATTACTGTATGGAAAAGCAGGTATCGGAAAGTCGATTGTGATGCATGACCTGCTTGAAGAGTTGCAGGCAAATAAGGACTATCTGGTACTTGGTCTAAAGTCTGATCAGGTAGAGTTTGTAGATACTGATAAATTTCGTAAGAATATTCATCTGGCCAAGCCGATAGAGACTGTCGTAGAAGAAATGGCCAATCAATACAAACGGGTCATACTGCTGATAGACCAGATTGATGCACTGTCTTTATCACTCTCTTCCAACCGTACACCATTACGCTCTCTCCTAGAACTAATAAATCGAACACAAAATATCCCAAACGTTCGTGTAGTTATCTCTTGCAGACCGTATGACTTGGAATATGACCCATTATTGAATAGGCTACGTATAAAAAACAAGTGGGAACTGAAGGAGTTTACAGAAGAACAGATTCAGGATATTCTTAGAAAGAACAAGTGCAAGGAACGTATGAATGACAATCTTCTACGATTCTTGGGGAATCCTCTGCAACTGTATTTGTTCTTAATGGTAAAGCCAGACGAACAACTGACAGACCCATTGTCAACGAACTTGCTTTACCACCAATTATGGAGGAAATATATACTTGATGATAGTGTGAGAAAGGTTAATAAAAACAGCCTCTTAGCCTTACTGGATGCGTTAGTTGCAACCATGTATAAAGACCAAGAATTGTCCGTACATATCAGGTTGTTTGAAACCAACTTTAGTGCAGAGTTACAATACCTGTTTTCTCACGAACTATTGTTAAAGATGAAGAGCAATCAGATACAGTTCTTCCATCAAACGTTATTTGATTATGTATACGCACGCAGGTTTACGGAAAAGGGTGACAGTTTACTGGAAGTGCTTAGAGGACAGCACCAGGGATTGTTCTCCAGAGCAGCAGTCAAGAGTATATTAACTTTCCTTCGCGAACAGAACCCAAAAGAGTATATCCATATCATCGACCAACTACTCTATGCTAAAAATAAGGATGGTAAAGATACTTACCGTTATCATCTAAAATCTTTGATTCTGAGCAATATGGCGTATTTCGAAATGCCGTTGCAAGAGGAGAAAAGTCTAATTTCAAGTAAGATATTTCCGGATGAGGTTTTTATGGATATTTTATTTGAGTCAGTATTTGCACCAAACTGGTTCGAGACCATTTGGGAAATTATAGACTGTAAAGGTGGATGGAAGAGTTTAAGCAAGAGTTATAAAGAGAAAACTATGCTAATGTGCGAGAGAACCCTTGGGCTTGGTGCTGAGATTGTTCTTGATAAGTTAGATGCAACACTTGATTTTAGAGACGAAGAAGACTGTAAGTATTTGAGCAATCTGCTTCAGTATCATAATCTGAATTGTGGTAGCGAGAAACTGATAGATTTTTATAATAGACTGGTTAAAAGCAGACTTCCTCTCGAGCATATATATCTTCTGGAGAATATCATGAAGGATAACCCAGATTTTGTCTGTCAGGAGTTGAAAGAGAATATCAGACTGCAATTGTTAGAGAAGGAATTAAAGTATGTTTATAGGATTGGAGCTGATCGCAAAGTTGCATATCTATACGAAGAATTGCTAAAAAGTCATCATGATATAGGAATTCAACTCTTGGTGGACATCCTGGCGATCGTTTATGATAAGTCAAAACTTAATCTTTCTGGTAGTGAAATAAACAAATCTACGGAATTTTATTGTTTTCAGAGGGTGGCAGGAAGTTGTTTTGGTTCAAATTTCACAGAAGATGCCACGAATATCCTTATAGATGACTTTTTGAAAGACATTGATAACGAGAGAGTCAGACGATGTATAGCAGAATTTAGTAAGAGTAAACATGAGGGATTCGTTTTCATTGCCTTATATGTCTATACTGAGCATCCTGAGAAGTTCAAGAACGACATTTATAACCTCATAACCAAGCGTTCTGTCCTCTCTAATGCTCCGAGTTTGGTGGAGTATCAGGCTGTGGAGGCATTAAGAGTAACATTTTCGCTATGGAATAATGAGCAAAAGTTAGCAGTAATAAGCAGAATTCTGTCTATAGATGACCGGGGAGAATACATACTGTTCAAGGATATAGTTGAGATAAGACTACAATATGGTCATCCATTGCTTGATATTGATTTACATAAGGGTAAAGCATTGTATGCTATACATAAAGAGGAACTGCGGAGGTTGTCTTGGCAAGCCTATCAAGAGCGACAAAGAATTGATAGGAAATTCAATGAGACCCGACTGAAGAATGAAAAGCCTTCCAGCATGTCAAGCCATATAGGGTACACCTCATTGAGGGAAGACCAAGGCTTGAAGATGTCCCCTGAGACATGGCACAAATCTATGCTGACCTATACGAATGATCCTATGGATTGGAATAAACCATCTTTGACTGGGCAATGCAATCTGTTCAGAGCTGTTGTAAAAAAAAATCCAGACAAGTTTATTGGTCTGATAAATACGCTACTAAATGACAACCGCATACTTCTGACTTATCCACAAGCCGGAATGCAAGGTTTATTGGATGCCCAACGACTGGACGATGCCATGCATGTTCTAAAGCGCATACTTGATGTGATTTGCAATGATGTCAACTCCACAGAAAGAGGATTTAGCCTGCACTCGTTGCTATTTGCTCTGAATGATATACCCAAAATGGATCAAATTCCAGAGGTTGTGTTTCAGTTGCTCTGCAATGCACTGCTCAACACCAAGGAACCTGAAGAGGATATTCATCAGGAAGAGAAGGAGGTTTATAACGTGGGAATTAACCAAGCTAGAGGCAATGCCGGTTACATGCTGGTAGAGTGCGCCAAGGAGGATAAATATAAGGAAGATATATTCCGAACCATAGAAAGAATTGCAGGGACGGCTTCCGTTTATACAAGGGCGGCAATACTTTTGAACATGGCGACGCTCAACTTTCTCGACAAAAGCAGGAACGTTGAGCTTTTTAAGAAATTGATGTATGACTTTAATCCTAGGCTAATGGCGATGCCTATACACAACTATAATCCACTTGTGTACTTTGTTAATTATGCCGTTGGCGAACTGATGGAATTCTTCAGCCATGCAGCAGACTGCCCTGAATGTTATCGTGAGCAAGTCATCATACTATGGCTGGCCTGGACGCACAACAATAGGGACAAGTCCATCAAGGTACTTCTTGACAAAATGTGTGAGAAAGACCAAGAGGCACGAATTTCTTTGCTGAACTTCTTGTCCACTCTTGGCCAGAGGATGAATGAGGATGCCATTTGCTATATTCTCCATTTTATGGAACTGCAGTTTGATACACCTGAAATGGGGAAAAACTGTGACAACCTTTTCTATCATGCAAAAGATTGGAATGATGATATTCAGCGTAAGATAGCAGATGCATTTGTGGCTTCACCCGTAAGTAAACATAAGATTCAAGTTTTCATTGAGTTCTTGGTGAGCTATGCAATCAGAGACCCTGTCCAGACGCTGATATGGCTAAACAAGATCCTTGCAGGTGAATTGCCTGATGACTACTTTATCTTGAATCATGTGGTAGACGTGCTTATCCAATCGTACAATGGCATTAAGTCGTTCAATCACAATAATGATCAAGAAACATTGGAGCACGCCATGGACTTGATAGATGCCATCATGAAAAATCGGAGTAACAAGTACCTGATAACCAATTTCATCAACAAACTAGATAATGAATAA
- a CDS encoding META domain-containing protein, producing MKAKYMIWIGVLCLIVAGCSKERESESPTPVPTPVPPTSRDSISTVLFDKTWKLEGIGRVANGVVREPVPKGYGRCYTLTFRRDSFLTGFTSLYEMAGSFQVLGNRIEAEGVRQIYSDAVELFDDRIFLDGIRRNTHFEVDANQLKIYFEEGREYLLFRVWREGENGDLSPGKKPDELVKMWRLTGFVRVSDGSVTAVDSKSCGSCYTLTFRGDGTLSGRTSANVFDAICGEKDHRMQISDLIGPNKGEQAADRHYRKALLGTVRWEIVRGQLRIYYDAGRYFMRFEAPPQLTDSRWIPVGIVNSATGVVRSLAPEGGYWIRFTSPTKGNGHSVFNRTHIDLEHPPFISRVTKVGDNHNGDAALFYSIIKRLESYTWKGDELKFFFDNNRQYLLYKRSVPDQLTGSRWCLAGTVNVKTGVLRPIAPADGYQLNFTSETDACGRAVENALRVDLIVPPYFHVETKANSEKIGDAAMFYSIIRSIEYYNWVGGELKFYYNNSRDYLLYTYLKS from the coding sequence ATGAAAGCGAAATACATGATATGGATTGGTGTGTTGTGTCTAATCGTCGCGGGATGTAGTAAAGAGCGAGAGTCGGAATCTCCGACTCCAGTACCAACGCCTGTACCGCCCACATCGCGTGATAGCATCTCCACTGTGCTGTTTGACAAAACATGGAAGCTGGAAGGTATTGGTCGGGTGGCTAACGGTGTCGTGCGCGAACCTGTGCCAAAAGGTTATGGCCGATGCTACACGCTGACGTTTCGTCGCGATAGCTTCCTCACCGGTTTTACGTCTCTATACGAAATGGCCGGTTCTTTTCAGGTTCTTGGCAACCGGATTGAGGCAGAAGGAGTTCGTCAGATCTACTCGGATGCCGTAGAATTATTCGATGATCGCATATTCTTGGATGGAATCAGAAGAAATACCCACTTTGAAGTGGACGCTAATCAACTGAAAATCTACTTCGAAGAAGGTCGTGAATACCTGCTCTTTCGTGTGTGGCGGGAAGGGGAAAATGGAGATCTCTCCCCAGGCAAAAAGCCCGACGAGCTGGTGAAGATGTGGCGTTTGACGGGCTTTGTTCGCGTCTCGGATGGCAGCGTAACGGCCGTCGATAGCAAAAGTTGCGGGTCGTGCTATACACTGACCTTCCGTGGGGATGGAACCCTTTCCGGACGCACTTCGGCAAATGTTTTTGATGCGATTTGCGGCGAAAAAGACCATCGAATGCAGATTTCTGACTTGATCGGACCGAATAAAGGAGAGCAGGCAGCCGATCGACACTATCGCAAGGCGTTACTCGGCACCGTACGTTGGGAAATTGTCCGCGGACAGTTGCGCATATATTACGATGCTGGTCGATATTTCATGCGTTTCGAGGCGCCACCCCAATTGACGGATAGCCGGTGGATTCCGGTCGGAATTGTGAACTCCGCGACGGGTGTCGTGCGCTCACTTGCGCCTGAGGGTGGCTATTGGATTCGTTTCACATCCCCAACAAAGGGAAATGGGCATTCGGTATTCAATCGTACGCACATAGATCTCGAGCATCCACCGTTTATCAGCCGGGTGACGAAAGTGGGAGACAATCACAACGGAGACGCAGCACTTTTTTATAGCATAATTAAGCGGCTCGAGTCTTACACATGGAAGGGTGACGAGCTGAAGTTCTTCTTCGATAACAATCGGCAATATCTGCTCTACAAACGCTCTGTTCCAGACCAATTGACGGGTAGTCGCTGGTGTTTGGCGGGCACGGTAAATGTAAAAACTGGCGTCCTGCGTCCGATCGCGCCTGCCGATGGCTATCAGCTCAACTTCACCTCTGAAACGGACGCCTGCGGAAGGGCAGTGGAAAACGCGCTGAGGGTCGATCTTATCGTACCCCCTTATTTTCACGTAGAAACGAAGGCCAATAGCGAAAAGATAGGCGACGCCGCAATGTTTTACAGCATTATTCGCTCAATCGAATACTATAATTGGGTAGGCGGTGAGCTGAAATTCTATTACAATAATAGTCGCGATTATCTACTTTATACATACTTGAAGTCATGA